The window GCAACTCTTAACAATTGATTTGTCTGTAGAATTGCAAGCATTAATTTATTTAATACGTAATCAGGAAGATTAGGGATTACATAGAGGGTTGGAATTTTTGTCAAATCACGGTGCTAGATATTTAACGGTTTAAAGATATCTAGACGAAAAACTTTCACATATAATTAGTTAGCAAAATGACGAAATATGCGTTAAAATGATGGATATAAAGAGGAGGTGGCTTGAGTGGGTGGTATTGGTCCAATGAGCCTCATTATTATCGGTGTTGTTGCTTTATTAATTTTTGGTCCTAAGAAGTTACCGGAGCTAGGTAAAGCATTCGGTTCGACTCTTCGCGAATTCAAAAATGCAACTAAAGGATTAGCAGACGATGAAGATGATGACAAGAAAAAGAAAGAATTAGATAAGTAAGTTAGGATGTTTGAGGAATGAATCCAAAAGATCTAACTGTCATTCAACATATAGAAGAATTAAGAAAACGGCTTTTCATTGTTGCCGTTTTCTTTGTGCTAGCGATGATTGGAAGCTTCTTTGTTGCAAAACCACTTGTAAAGTATATTCAGGATACAGGTAAGTCTTATAATTTAGAACTCCATGCATTTGATGTGACGACACCACTTGCGATTTATTTTCAAGTGATTTTTTTACTTGCGTTTATTCTCTCTTCACCAGTGTTAATGTATCAATTATGGGCATTTATTAGCCCAGGTCTTCGTGAGGTAGAGAGAAAAGCAACACTTAGTTATATACCGTATTCGTTTATTTTGTTTATTGCCGGATTATCTTTTTCGTATTTTTTACTATTCCCTTATGTCATGAAGTTTATGATGAATTTATCTGGGGAACTTGAAATTACTCAGATAATAGGCGTACATGAATACTTCTCGTTTTTATTTAAACTCACAATACCTTTTGGTTTTCTGTTCCAACTACCCATTGTGGTATTGTTCTTTTCACGTATTGGGATATTAAGTCCAAATTTACTAATACGTATTCGAAAGTATTCATATTTTGCATTATTTGTTTGTGCTGCTTTGATAGCACCGCCTGAATTAGGGTCGCATTTAATGGTTTCGGTACCGTTGTTTATGCTTTATGAAATTAGTATCATGATTTCCCGAGTTGGCTATAAGAAATACTTAAAATCAGAAGAAATTCGTTTGAAGGAAGAACAAGAGGCTGAGCAAAAGCGTCAGGTTGAAGAGGCTCTTGAGCAACAGCGCCGTCAAATTGAAGAATTAAAATAATATTTAATTATAGGAAGCTCGATGCATTATAAAATGCACGGGCTTTTTGTTATTTTAGAAACTATAAATGTTCTGCTATAAAAAACCGCTCTGGTGTCACTATACCCAGAGCGGTCAAAAAATTATTGCATTTTTTCTAGTTCTTCAAGAAACTTTTGCAAAGGTTCTGCATAGAATTGTACGAGTGTCACAAATCCATTTAACATTATATGTGCGATGATCGATGTCCATATTCGTTTTGTTTTGTGATATAAAAAAGCAAAGATTAAACCGCAAATTGTATAGAGTAAGATATGTGAAAAATCGAAGTGAATGAGCGCAAAGAAAATGGCACTCACGATGGCCGCTACCCAGAAATTCGTTGTTTGGACAAGCGAGCCAAAAATAACACGACGGAAGACGAATTCTTCCAAAATAGGCCCAAATACAACAATGGCTAGAATAGCAATTGGGGCACCTTTGGCGATAGCAACAATATCAGCTGTGTTTTGTGAGCCACCTTCGATGCCGAATATGGCCATTTCAATAGCTGCACCAATCATTTGTCCGAAAAATACAAGGAAGAAACCGAAAATACCCCACATAATTGTTAGTGGTATTGTTTCCTTTTGACCTTGATAGACATCCCAAAATGATTTGTCACGTGATGTTAAGATTAAACTTAGAATCAAAGCAATGGCAAAGCTAAGCGCGATATACCAACCTTGTGTTATAGGGGCTGCTTGTTCAGCAGGTAAACCCGTTGTACTCATCACAACTTTGTGGAACGGCAAAATGAGCCATCTACCTGACAACTGCATGATAATGTAAATGATCAAAACGTAGAGAGCTGTTTTTTTATGGTTAATACCTTTTAGAGAATTATTCACAGACAAAATCCTTTCCATTCATATGCTTCTTTTCTATTGTAGAGGAATATGGAAAGAAAACAAAATTTTTCGAAGTTCTGGCTTGCAAAAAAAGAAGTGATTGATTATCATAATAAATGTGTTAGCACTCATTGAGATAGAGTGCTAATAAACTAACAACAAATATTTTATTAATAGGAGGTTGTTTCACTTGTTAAGACCACTAGGAGATCGTATTGTAATCGAGCTAATCGAGGTAGAAGAAAAATCTGCATTCGGGATTGTACTACCAGATTCTGCAAAAGAAAAGCCGCAAGAAGGTAAAGTAGTAGCAGTTGGGACAGGTCGTGTTTTAGAAAACGGACAACGTGTAGAGCTTGACGTTAAAGTTGACGACCACATTTTATTCTCTAAATATTCAGGTACAGAAGTTAAATTTGAAGGTAATGAATATTTAATTTTACGTGAAAGCGATGTTCTTGCAATTATTCAATAATATTAAAATATATTAATTAAGCTTAACGAATATTCCATTTCAGGAGGGTAAATTCAAATGGCAAAAGATATTAAATTCTCAGAAGAAGCTCGTTCATTAATGCTTCAAGGTGTAGATAAATTAGCTAACACAGTGAAAGTGACATTAGGGCCAAAAGGTCGTAACGTTGTTTTAGAAAAAAAATTCGGTTCACCACTTATTACAAATGATGGTGTAACTATCGCAAAAGAAATAGAGCTTGAAAATGCATATGAAAACATGGGTGCAAAATTAGTAGCAGAAGTTGCTTCTAAAACAAATGAAATCGCAGGGGACGGTACAACAACTGCAACAGTTCTTGCACAAGCAATCATCCGTGAAGGTTTGAAAAACGTAACGGCTGGTGCAAACCCAGTAGGTATTCGTAAAGGAATCGACAAGGCGGTAGCAGCAGCTCTAACTGAATTACATGCCATTTCTCGTCCAGTAAGTAACAAAGAAGAAATCGCACAAGTCGCGGCTATTTCTGCTGCTGACGAAGAAGTTGGTGAATTAATCGCAGAAGCTATGGAGCGCGTTGGTAACGACGGCGTTATCACAATCGAAGAGTCAAAAGGCTTCACAACTGAGCTTGATGTTGTAGAAGGTATGCAATTCGACCGTGGTTATGCATCTCACTATATGGTAACAGACACAGATAAAATGGAAGCGGTACTAGAAAACCCTTATATTTTAATTACAGATAAAAAGATTACGAACATTCAAGAAGTTCTACCATTATTAGAGCAAGTGGTACAACAAGGTCGTCCACTGTTAATTATCGCTGAAGATGTTGAAGGTGAAGCTCTTGCCACACTTGTTGTCAACAAACTACGTGGTACATTCAACGCTGTAGCGGTTAAAGCGCCTGGATTCGGTGATCGTCGTAAAGCAATGCTTGAGGACATCGCAATTCTTACAGGTGGTCAAGTAATCACTGAAGAATTAGGATTAGATCTAAAATCTGCCGATATTACTTCACTTGGTCGCGCAGCAAAAGTTGTTGTCACAAAAGACAATACAACAATCGTAGAAGGCGTTGGCGGTGCAGATGCAGTTGAAGGTCGTATTGGTCAAATTCGTGCGCAACTTGCTGACACAACTTCAGAATTTGATAAAGAAAAATTACAAGAACGTCTTGCAAAACTTGCTGGCGGGGTAGCAGTCATTAAAGTGGGTGCTGCAACAGAAACAGAATTAAAAGAACGTAAACTCCGCATTGAAGATGCTCTTAACTCTACTCGTGCAGCAGTTGAAGAAGGTATCGTTTCAGGTGGTGGTACGGCACTACTTAACGTATATGCAGCAGTTGAAAAAGCGGCTGACGTAGTAGATGGAGACGTAGCGACAGGCGTTAAAATCGTCCTTCGCGCATTAGAAGAACCAGTTCGCCAAATTGCCAACAATGCAGGTCTTGAAGGTTCGATCATCGTGGATCGCCTAAAACGCGAAGAAATCGGTGTAGGCTTCAATGCTGCAACAGGCGAATGGGTAAACATGATGGAAGCAGGCGTAGTAGACCCAGCGAAAGTAACTCGCTCAGCACTACAAAACGCAGCATCTGTCGCAGCTCTATTCCTAACAACGGAAGCGGTAGTTGCAGACATTCCAGAACCAGCTGGTGCAGGCATGGGTATGCCTGACATGGGTGGTATGGGTGGTATGGGCGGCATGATGTAATAAGCCGCTTGAACCCTTGATATATAAGGGTTTGTATGTAAGATGGAAGTGAAATGCTAACATTTTGCTAACAGAGTGGATTATAATCGAGGCTTCTCATCAGTTGTGTAAACTTTTGGGAAGCTTCTTTTTTCATTTCCTTTGTTACGTGGAGGTAGACGTTCAGTTTGTATTAATAAATCATTGTTCTCGTCAACAGCTCTTTTATGATTAGGACTACATAAATTATTTTCAATGCGTTTACTATAAAGAGGCATTCGTTTAAATCAATAAAGATTTATTGTAAATCGATAAAATTTATATTAAAATCGAATTAACAATAAATAAGTGAGGTGCTTTTTTATGAAAAGAGGTTCAACACTCTTTTTAAAGATCGCTGTTATTTTTAGTGGAATTCCTGTACTTGCTTTGTGCATATTTTTCGTACCTGAAATAGCAAATTTTGCAGCAGAACTGTATCCAGATCATGAATATATCAAATATCTTGTTTTCATCGACCTGTATGCAACGGCTATCCCTTTTTACTACGCTTTGTATCAGGCTATTAAACTTTTAAGCTATATCGATAAGAGTAAAGCGTTCTCGGAATTATCTGTTAAAGCTTTAAAGATTATTAAATATTGTGCATTTATCATTAGTGGGTTGTATGTGGTAGCCATGCCACTCTTCTATCTCATAGCGGAAATGGACGACGCCCCGGGCCTCATATTAATTGGAATGGTCTTTATTTTTGCTTCTATGGCAATTGGAGTGTTTGCTTGGGTTCTTCAAAAGCTTTTAAAAGAGGCGATCGATATAAAATCAGAAAACGATTTAACAGTCTGAGGTGGGGATATGACGATTATTATTAATATTGATGTGATGTTAGCAAAACGAAAAATGAGCGTAACGGAGCTTTCAGAGAGGGTTGGGATTACGATGGCGAACCTTTCTATTCTGAAAAACGGGAAAGCAAAAGCGGTTCGTTTTTCAACATTAGAAGCGATATGTAAGGCTTTGGATTGTCAGCCAGGTGATATTTTGGAGTACAAAAGTGATGAAGACACGCAAGGATAATAAAGTAGGAAGAAGCGTTAATCCAAGAGGGATTAACGCTCTTTTTATGGAGCTTATTATACGAGCGAGGGAGGTTAGGCGAAAATGAACTAGTATGTAAAAGCCCCAATGAATTCTCCTGAATTCATTGGGGCTTTTATTTTTCGTTATTGAGGTTGAGAAGCAACAATTTCGCGAATTTTTCTTAAATAAAATTTCTTGTTGTATTTCATATAATAATAAATTACAATACTAATGATAATGATAATCGTTATCATTTGTAATTAGTATTGTAGATAGAGGTGGAATCTTGAATAAACAAGATATAAACAGAATAGGGATGGGCAACATTTATTATGTGATTATTGTTCTTTTAATAGCCTTAATATTGTTATCCGCTGTTTTTTCTATATCGATAGGACAAGTGAATATACCGTTCAAGCAATCTATGGACATATTATTGCATGCTATCACCAATGGACGGCTTGGATCTCTAGATAATGTCCAAAGTGAATCTTACTTGAATATTATTTTACAGGTGAGGATGCCTCGCGTTATTTTGGCATTGTTGATAGGTATAGGTCTTTCATTGTGTGGAACCGTCATGCAAGCAGTCGTGCAAAATCCGCTTGCTGACCCCTATATACTTGGCATTTCGTCAGGTGCTTCATTAGGTGCAACATTTGCCATTCTAGTTGGATTTGGTAGTAGTGCGCTTTTAGCTCAATTTGGTGTAGCGTTCGGCGCCTTTGTTGGTGCAATGTTTACGTCAATGGCAGTACTGATTTTATCGAGTATAGGCGGTAAAGCGACATCGGTAAAACTCGTTCTTTCAGGGGTTGTCATTGGTGCACTATGTAGTTCTTTCTCAAGTCTAATTATCTTTTTTGCTAATGATGCCGAAGGGATTAAAACCGTTACATTTTGGTCTATGGGAAGCTTGGCCTCCGCAAGTTGGGAGAAAACGCCTATTATGGCAGTAGTAATTTTACTTGGTTGTGGACTGTTCCTGTTCCAACATCGCGTATTAAATACGATGCTACTAGGTGATGAGTCAGCTATTACCCTTGGTATTAATTTAAGTGTCTATCGTAAATTTTATATGATTGTCACTGCGCTTATTACAGGAACAATGGTTGCATACGCAGGAATGATTGGTTTTGTAGGTTTGATTATCCCTCATATCACAAGGGGAATTTTTGGGGCGGATCATAAACGATTAATGCTGGGTACTTTACTTTTAGGTGGTCTTTTCATGATTTGGGCAGACATCCTGTCAAGAACATTAATACATAATGTGGAATTGCCTATTGGAATCATTACTTCAGTTATTGGATCGCCATTATTTATCTACATGATTGTCAAAAAAGGCTACAACTTCGGAGGGTAGAAAATGGAATTGACTGCAAAGGACATGGAAATAAGGATTGGGAAGAAGGATATTGTTAAAAATGTTTCAATCCTCGTAAAAAAACAACAATTTGTTGGCCTTATTGGACCAAATGGATGTGGCAAATCAACGTTATTAAAAAGTATTTATAAAAGCTTGGTTCCTCAAAAGGGGATGGTTTTTTTAGATGATTTGGATGTCTTAAAAACTTCAGAGAAAAAAATTTCTCAGCGCTTGGGTGTAGTAGGACAGTTTAATGAAATGAACTTCGATTTGACCGTACAGCAAATGGTTATGTTGGGCAGGACACCCCATAAAAAAATGCTAGAGTCGGATAAACAAGAAGATTTTGAGATAGTGGAGGAAGCTTTAACAACAACAAATTTACTTGATTACAAAAATCGTGGTTTCTTATCGTTGTCTGGTGGAGAAAAGCAAAGGGTTATTCTTGCGAGAACTATTGCGCAACAACCGAAATTCATGATTTTAGATGAACCGACGAACCACCTAGATATTCGCTATCAGATTGAAATTTTATCGTGTGTAAAAGGTTTGAACATTGGCGTACTAGCCGCCCTTCATGATTTAGAAATGGCAGCGCATTACTGCGACTATCTGTATGCGATAAAAGATGGAGAGGTCTATGCTCACGGTACACCTGAAGAAGTTTTAACATCAGATACAATTCAAGCATTGTATCAAATAAAATGCCAAACATATACGAATCCTGTTACAAATGGATTAAGTTTTGCTTATGGAATATAGGAGGATCACTGTGAAAAAGAAATTATTACTTGGAATTGGTTTAGCGGCCATGTTAACATTAACAGCTTGTGGAGGGACAACTAAAAGTACCTCAAAGGTAACAGAAACGCAAGATCATTACCCATTGACGATTCAAAACTTTACGAAAGCTGAAGGTGGAACAACATGGGATAAGAAAGATCAAGTGTTTGAAAAAGCACCTGAAAGAATAATGGCTAATACTCGTCCAGCGGCAGAACTGTTATTGCATTTAGGCTTAGGCGATAAAATTGTAGGGGTAGGGGCAAACTTCGGAGAACCCGATAAATCAGTAGAAGAAGCATATTCGAAATTAAATATACTAAGTGACGAGTATGTTGGTAAAGAAGTAACTTTAGGAACTAACCCAGACTTAGTCTTTGGACGAGGCGGTTTATTTGATAATGCAGACTGGGGTGTAGGTACAGTAGATACACTCAATGATATGAACATTAAAACGTATGTACTAGAGTCATCTGTTACAGGCGGAACGTATGATTCTATTTATAAAGACATTGAAAACATCGGTGAAATCTTTAATGTTCAAGATAAAGCAGATAGCTTTATAAAAGAACTAAAAGACAGACAAACAGCCATTACTTCAAAATTAGAAAGCATTAAAGACCACAAAACTTTTGCTTATCTGCATACAAATGATCCAAAAGAGCTTTTTGTATATCCTGCACACGATGAAACATTCTTCAATGATGCCTTTAAAATGGTAAAGTTAGATAATATATTTAAGGATGAGTTAGGTGATGTAAGTGTTGAAACGCTTATTGAGTCTGATCCAGATGTTTTGATCATACCAAACTGGGATGGCTCTGACCTTGAAAAAGTGCGTGAAGCGATTTATGCGAATCCAAAGTTATCAAGCATGAAGGCAATCAAAAATAAACAAATTTATATAGTAGATTACAATTATTTGTTTGGTTATGGTTATAACACGGTCGATGGGATGGAACTTTTAGCTAAAGAAATGTATCCAGAATTGTTTAAATAGATCTAGTGAAAATGAATGGAAATTTACTACAATTACTGAAATGGTAGATAATAAAAAGGACTTGCCAAAAGGGTGCTAAAACTTATTGGCAAGTCCAATTTTTATTTAAGGCTCTAGAGATTTAAATTATACTGTTTCTACTGTATGAAATCATGTTGAAGGAGCTTCTACAACAGTAATTAGAACATGAGAGTCGGCTACATCAGTTGGACATGAAAAGATGCCCCTTTGCAGTTTATCAGATGCAAAGGGGCTTTATTATCGTATTAAACAAGCTCATTCCTGTTTAATATTGTTTGTTTAACAGAGGACTGTTCTCGATCCCAACAAATTGTAATAGGATGTTGTTGGTCAACATATAACGATTGTGTAAAAATGTCCTTACGCTTGCTTTTTAATTCAACTGTATCCAATGACTTTGGCGTTGCGTTTGGAAATAGTCCAGTTTTATAGATGGCTTCCTTCATTGTCCAGAGTTCGTAAAATAACTTAGATCGATCAATTTTAGAATATTGATTAATCCTATTTATTTCTCCCTCTGACATGGCATAGGCCATTACATCTTCATTTAAACATTCTATCTTTTCAACATCCACCCCAATATGACCTTGGTGGGTTAGCGCGGCGACAATCCATTCGCCAGAGTGTGAAAGATTAAAATCGCCTTGCCAACTATCTTGGTTGGCAAGATAGGGGCGACCCATCGCATTGCGAGCAATTATTGCATGTTGTATATCCGCAAATTCGCGAATCATCCATCTAACTAGAACAGTTCCTAGTAATGCCCGTTGCCTATCCTGCCAATGCTTGTACCTTAATATTCTAAGTCGATCTTCATGGGGAAGCTTAAATAAGAATGCTTCAGATTCCCATTGTAATAATTGCGGGCCAATAGGGAGCATGAATAAGTGTACGCCACTTTTCATCGTACCTAATCTCGACATCATCTGACTCCTACAGGTAGTGGCTCCGGAAAATAGCCCATTTGGATGCCATAATTAATCATTGTTCGGATAAAGGTTGGATTTGGCTCTGCACAAGTGACACCCGTATTCATGAGAAATTCCTGTGTTTTATTGGTATTAAATATAAATGGTGAGTCGCTTGCTCCATCACCATCAAGCTGAGCAATAGCTAGTGATAAATACTCCTGCAATGTTTGTGAATGATCCCCGTTTAATAACCAATGTTCATACTCATCTGCGGCTATCATTTCTAACTCATAACCAAGTCCCTTCAGACCTTCAATAAAATTGAGGTATGTTAGGGGGACAGGGTTACACAGGTGGAATGTATGTCCATTCGATTTGGGCTGGCAAGCAAGTGCAACAAGCGCTTGGCTGGCATAATTTATCGGTGTAAAATCAACATGCCAGTTTGCTTCCGGCGTTTTCCCTAAACAAAGCATAGATTTAATCATTCGATAAAAAGCATTATCATCCATATTGCGTTGGAACTTACCTGTTTCAGAGTGACAAGTTAAATTTCCTACACGGTAAATGGAAACTGGAATCCCATCTTCCACAGCATTTCTAACAAGTTTCTCTGCCTCTAACTTACTTTGGTTATAGACATTCTCAAGGAATACATCATAGTCAAAATCTCCATGAACTTGATTGTGTTCCCATTGGCTTGCAGCGAGCTCCTCTGGAATCCCAATTGTTGAGACATGATGGAAATGAACACCAGCTTTGCGTTTCGCAAGCTCAAGTAAGTACCTAGTTCCCTCAATATTGACATCGTGAAAATGTGCAGCCGCGCC of the Lysinibacillus fusiformis genome contains:
- a CDS encoding twin-arginine translocase TatA/TatE family subunit, which gives rise to MGGIGPMSLIIIGVVALLIFGPKKLPELGKAFGSTLREFKNATKGLADDEDDDKKKKELDK
- the tatC gene encoding twin-arginine translocase subunit TatC, yielding MNPKDLTVIQHIEELRKRLFIVAVFFVLAMIGSFFVAKPLVKYIQDTGKSYNLELHAFDVTTPLAIYFQVIFLLAFILSSPVLMYQLWAFISPGLREVERKATLSYIPYSFILFIAGLSFSYFLLFPYVMKFMMNLSGELEITQIIGVHEYFSFLFKLTIPFGFLFQLPIVVLFFSRIGILSPNLLIRIRKYSYFALFVCAALIAPPELGSHLMVSVPLFMLYEISIMISRVGYKKYLKSEEIRLKEEQEAEQKRQVEEALEQQRRQIEELK
- a CDS encoding CPBP family intramembrane glutamic endopeptidase, producing the protein MERILSVNNSLKGINHKKTALYVLIIYIIMQLSGRWLILPFHKVVMSTTGLPAEQAAPITQGWYIALSFAIALILSLILTSRDKSFWDVYQGQKETIPLTIMWGIFGFFLVFFGQMIGAAIEMAIFGIEGGSQNTADIVAIAKGAPIAILAIVVFGPILEEFVFRRVIFGSLVQTTNFWVAAIVSAIFFALIHFDFSHILLYTICGLIFAFLYHKTKRIWTSIIAHIMLNGFVTLVQFYAEPLQKFLEELEKMQ
- the groES gene encoding co-chaperone GroES, whose amino-acid sequence is MLRPLGDRIVIELIEVEEKSAFGIVLPDSAKEKPQEGKVVAVGTGRVLENGQRVELDVKVDDHILFSKYSGTEVKFEGNEYLILRESDVLAIIQ
- the groL gene encoding chaperonin GroEL (60 kDa chaperone family; promotes refolding of misfolded polypeptides especially under stressful conditions; forms two stacked rings of heptamers to form a barrel-shaped 14mer; ends can be capped by GroES; misfolded proteins enter the barrel where they are refolded when GroES binds), which produces MAKDIKFSEEARSLMLQGVDKLANTVKVTLGPKGRNVVLEKKFGSPLITNDGVTIAKEIELENAYENMGAKLVAEVASKTNEIAGDGTTTATVLAQAIIREGLKNVTAGANPVGIRKGIDKAVAAALTELHAISRPVSNKEEIAQVAAISAADEEVGELIAEAMERVGNDGVITIEESKGFTTELDVVEGMQFDRGYASHYMVTDTDKMEAVLENPYILITDKKITNIQEVLPLLEQVVQQGRPLLIIAEDVEGEALATLVVNKLRGTFNAVAVKAPGFGDRRKAMLEDIAILTGGQVITEELGLDLKSADITSLGRAAKVVVTKDNTTIVEGVGGADAVEGRIGQIRAQLADTTSEFDKEKLQERLAKLAGGVAVIKVGAATETELKERKLRIEDALNSTRAAVEEGIVSGGGTALLNVYAAVEKAADVVDGDVATGVKIVLRALEEPVRQIANNAGLEGSIIVDRLKREEIGVGFNAATGEWVNMMEAGVVDPAKVTRSALQNAASVAALFLTTEAVVADIPEPAGAGMGMPDMGGMGGMGGMM
- a CDS encoding DUF2975 domain-containing protein, translated to MKRGSTLFLKIAVIFSGIPVLALCIFFVPEIANFAAELYPDHEYIKYLVFIDLYATAIPFYYALYQAIKLLSYIDKSKAFSELSVKALKIIKYCAFIISGLYVVAMPLFYLIAEMDDAPGLILIGMVFIFASMAIGVFAWVLQKLLKEAIDIKSENDLTV
- a CDS encoding helix-turn-helix domain-containing protein; translation: MTIIINIDVMLAKRKMSVTELSERVGITMANLSILKNGKAKAVRFSTLEAICKALDCQPGDILEYKSDEDTQG
- a CDS encoding FecCD family ABC transporter permease, translated to MGNIYYVIIVLLIALILLSAVFSISIGQVNIPFKQSMDILLHAITNGRLGSLDNVQSESYLNIILQVRMPRVILALLIGIGLSLCGTVMQAVVQNPLADPYILGISSGASLGATFAILVGFGSSALLAQFGVAFGAFVGAMFTSMAVLILSSIGGKATSVKLVLSGVVIGALCSSFSSLIIFFANDAEGIKTVTFWSMGSLASASWEKTPIMAVVILLGCGLFLFQHRVLNTMLLGDESAITLGINLSVYRKFYMIVTALITGTMVAYAGMIGFVGLIIPHITRGIFGADHKRLMLGTLLLGGLFMIWADILSRTLIHNVELPIGIITSVIGSPLFIYMIVKKGYNFGG
- a CDS encoding ABC transporter ATP-binding protein, which produces MELTAKDMEIRIGKKDIVKNVSILVKKQQFVGLIGPNGCGKSTLLKSIYKSLVPQKGMVFLDDLDVLKTSEKKISQRLGVVGQFNEMNFDLTVQQMVMLGRTPHKKMLESDKQEDFEIVEEALTTTNLLDYKNRGFLSLSGGEKQRVILARTIAQQPKFMILDEPTNHLDIRYQIEILSCVKGLNIGVLAALHDLEMAAHYCDYLYAIKDGEVYAHGTPEEVLTSDTIQALYQIKCQTYTNPVTNGLSFAYGI
- a CDS encoding ABC transporter substrate-binding protein, yielding MKKKLLLGIGLAAMLTLTACGGTTKSTSKVTETQDHYPLTIQNFTKAEGGTTWDKKDQVFEKAPERIMANTRPAAELLLHLGLGDKIVGVGANFGEPDKSVEEAYSKLNILSDEYVGKEVTLGTNPDLVFGRGGLFDNADWGVGTVDTLNDMNIKTYVLESSVTGGTYDSIYKDIENIGEIFNVQDKADSFIKELKDRQTAITSKLESIKDHKTFAYLHTNDPKELFVYPAHDETFFNDAFKMVKLDNIFKDELGDVSVETLIESDPDVLIIPNWDGSDLEKVREAIYANPKLSSMKAIKNKQIYIVDYNYLFGYGYNTVDGMELLAKEMYPELFK
- a CDS encoding 4'-phosphopantetheinyl transferase family protein, which produces MSRLGTMKSGVHLFMLPIGPQLLQWESEAFLFKLPHEDRLRILRYKHWQDRQRALLGTVLVRWMIREFADIQHAIIARNAMGRPYLANQDSWQGDFNLSHSGEWIVAALTHQGHIGVDVEKIECLNEDVMAYAMSEGEINRINQYSKIDRSKLFYELWTMKEAIYKTGLFPNATPKSLDTVELKSKRKDIFTQSLYVDQQHPITICWDREQSSVKQTILNRNELV